In the genome of Calliopsis andreniformis isolate RMS-2024a chromosome 10, iyCalAndr_principal, whole genome shotgun sequence, one region contains:
- the LOC143184732 gene encoding uncharacterized protein LOC143184732, with protein sequence MKLLCKTILILLAIIMTHSDTLPKNEAHCDCVHCNEETEYNTEESNENTTPALYKEDADGNGNRTICARDRDFNDRTFSSVCHMLCYNRCLILRYSTVKENHKKKHVVRAYRNNYYKLRDGEC encoded by the exons ATGAAACTACTGTGTAAAACAATTTTAATTT TATTAGCAATCATCATGACGCATTCCGATACGTTACCCAAAAACGAGGCACATTGTGATTGCGTTCATTGCAATGAAGAAACGGAATATAATACAGAAGAAAGTAACGAGAACACAACTCCAGCGTTGTATAAAGAAGACGCAGACGGTAATGGGAATCGTACTATTTGCGCTCGAGATCGTGACTTCAACGATCGCACCTTTTCGAGCGTTTGTCATATGCTATGTTACAATCGCTGTTTGATACTGCGATATTCGACTGTTAAAGAAAATCACAAGAAGAAACATGTCGTGCGCGCATATAGGAACA ATTATTACAAATTGCGAGATGGTGAGTGCTAA